From Pyrenophora tritici-repentis strain M4 chromosome 1, whole genome shotgun sequence, the proteins below share one genomic window:
- a CDS encoding Xan-ur-permease multi-domain protein yields the protein MAYIIAVNANILADTGGTCVCKDAADPLCLTNTDYLICKQDLNRNLITATAAMAGVSSFLFGFLTNMPVCLAPGMGLNAYFAYQIVGFHGSGLISYNLALTAVFAEGFIFVFLSLVGMRQWLVKIIPVSLKIAAACGIGLFLAEVGLSHNAGIGAISGAKSTPLDIAGCPDQYKDKFGACTSHKMTSPTMWLGIMGSGILTAYLMTYKVKSAMILGILLVSIISWPRGTAVTFFPDTEVGNDRFDFFKKVVDFHPINHTLNALDWNVSRAPGHFALALFTFLYVDIIDCTATLYSMARFSGVVDPETGDFPRSTLAYCTDAACISIGALLGCSPVTAFIESGAGIAEGGKTGLTAMTCGVCFLISMFFAPIFASIPPWATGCTLVLVGCLMMRQISSINWRYIGDAIPAFVTVMFIPFGYSAAYGLIAGLMVYTALNGMIYLTKVISGGYIVPEDEENREYWTITPRGRLPWFVTASQTLAHRVRGTERPKDDDTLSVRSGDSHWKYHDRLASQGSNRELDSVVVHTALPTDPRGQKVFSKLGK from the exons ATGGCCTACATCATCGCTGTGAATGCCAACATCCTCGCCGACACGGGTGGCACCTGTGTATGCAAAGACGCTGCCGACCCACTATGCTTGACCAACACCGACTATCTCATCTGCAAGCAGG ATCTCAACCGCAACCTAATCACAGCAACCGCAGCAATGGCAGGCGTCAGCTCCTTCCTCTTTGGTTTCCTGACCAACATGCCAGTTTGTCTCGCGCCCGGTATGGGTTTGAATGCCTACTTTGCCTATCAAATCGTCGGTTTCCACGGCAGCGGTCTCATCTCATACAACCTCGCACTCACAGCCGTCTTCGCCGAGGGTTTCATTTTCGTCTTCCTGTCTCTAGTCGGTATGCGACAGTGGCTCGTCAAGATCATCCCCGTATCGCTCAAGATCGCCGCCGCTTGTGGTATTGGTTTGTTTCTAGCAGAGGTCGGCCTCAGTCACAATGCCGGTATTGGGGCTATTTCTGGCGCTAAAAGTACCCCTCTTGACATCGCGGGGTGTCCTGATCAATACAAGGACAAGTTTGGCGCCTGTACAAGCCATAAGATGACTTCTCCCACG ATGTGGCTGGGCATCATGGGTAGTGGCATCCTCACAGCCTACTTGATGACGTACAAGGTCAAAAGCGCCATGATCCTGGGTATCTTGCTTGTATCCATCATCTCATGGCC ACGCGGAACAGCTGTTACTTTCTTCCCCGACACCGAGGTAGGAAACGACCGCTTCGACTTCTTCAAAAAGGTAGTCGACTTCCACCCTATCAACCATACATTGAACGCCCTGGACTGGAATGTCAGTCGCGCACCAGGCCACTTCGCCCTCGCTCTCTTCACCTTTCTCTACGTCGACATCATTGATTGCACCGCCACTCTCTACTCCATGGCTCGTTTCTCCGGAGTGGTTGATCCAGAGACAGGAGATTTCCCTCGATCAACCTTGGCCTACTGCACAGATGCTGCTTGCATTTCCATTGGCGCACTTCTCGGCTGTTCGCCTGTCACGGCCTTTATTGAAAGCGGTGCTGGAATTGCCGAAGGAGGCAAGACTGGTTTGACCGCCATGACATGCGGAGTATGCTTTCTCATATCCATGTTCTTCGCTCCTATTTTTGCGTCCATTCCACCATGGGCGACTGGATGCACTTTGGTTCTC GTTGGATGCCTTATGATGCGCCAAATATCGTCGATCAACTGGCGGTATATCGGCGACGCAATCCCTGCTTTCGTAACCGTCATGTTCATTCCGTTTGGCTACAGCGCCGCTTATGGTCTCATTGCTGGCCTCATGGTTTATACTGCGCTCAACGGCATGATCTACCTCACCAAAGTCATCTCAGGTGGGTATATTGTCCCGGAAGATGAAGAAAATCGCGAATACTGGACCA TCACACCCCGCGGCCGCCTCCCCTGGTTCGTCACAGCAAGCCAAACACTAGCGCATCGCGTGCGCGGCACAGAGCGACCCAAAGATGACGACACCCTGTCGGTCCGCAGCGGCGACTCGCACTGGAAGTACCATGACCGACTTGCATCGCAGGGCTCCAACCGCGAGCTGGACAGCGTAGTCGTGCACACAGCGCTACCGACAGACCCGCGTGGCCAGAAGGTGTTTAGCAAGCTGGGCAAATAA
- a CDS encoding NAD-binding-8 multi-domain protein: MWSRLLPILALSSLAASAPTLCMCDELPVCIVGAGPAGLAAAARLEEKGIKAVMFDRQPEVGGKCQAWYDQEGTFHPLGAAFLSNASYPDTLSILNETNVPIQSFALAGAREMFRYNYTTGSIDPNPAISPVFTATVSAEIPRYMALWNERFRPISAVNYKDGVPEEFTVSGAEWFRQNNFTALPILLVNPVALYGYGDINIVPALYILQYFTPDILTAFVGLHSVYYLDFHKMFVEFAKNKVCTTDILTSSEVRCIDRSGKNPVVSYTTPSNNYVAWKKQECKEVILAFPPNIDNLERAGLDMTEVEHATFQNVTTHQYYSSAVELELPFGVSYIANATNDTVPPPNDGEPVAVLHLTESSNVSVAWSWGPYEFQTEEAARQLLKKSLSEVNKDPRNANATSRPVTDSDVKAFRKWDYFPHFGSKALCEGAYAKLIDLQGQKKTYYASGLSGMEIVEWAVRGGREVVDTYF, encoded by the exons ATGTGGTCGCGCCTCTTGCCCATACTGGCTCTGTCCTCGCTCGCAGCATCGGCGCCTACTCTTTGCATGTGTGATGAGCTCCCAGTATGCATTGTTGGTGCCGGCCCCGCAGGCCTAGCTGCGGCAGCCCGGTTAGAAGAGAAGGGTATCAAGGCCGTCATGTTTGACCGTCAACCAGAAGTTGGTGGTAAATGTCAAGCTTGGTACGACCAGGA AGGCACCTTCCACCCCCTCGGCGCCGCCTTTCTCTCCAATGCAAGCTATCCAGACACTCTGAGTATCCTCAACGAGACGAATGTTCCAATTCAATCCTTTGCGCTCGCAGGCGCCCGCGAAATGTTCCGGTACAACTACACAACTGGCAGCATCGACCCAAACCCCGCAATCAGTCCCGTGTTTACAGCTACCGTGTCTGCGGAGATTCCGAGGTACATGGCGTTGTGGAATGAGCGCTTCCGGCCGATCAGCGCTGTGAACTACAAG GATGGTGTGCCAGAAGAATTTACTGTCTCAGGCGCCGAATGGTTCCGCCAAAACAACTTCACGGCGCTCCCAATTCTTTTGGTAAATCCGGTTGCGTTATATGGTTACGGCGATATCAACATCGTACCTGCA CTCTACATCTTGCAGTACTTCACTCCAGATATCCTTACGGCCTTTGTCGGACTGCACAGCGTCTATTACTTGGACTTTCATAAGATGTTCGTCGAATTTGCAAAGAACAAAGTTTGCACAACCGACATTCTCACTTCATCCGAGGTCCGCTGCATCGATCGGTCCGGCAAGAACCCTGTCGTGTCTTACACTACGCCCAGCAACAACTACGTCGCTTGGAAGAAGCAAGAGTGCAAAGAGGTCATCTTGGCCTTCCCGCCGAACATCGACAACTTGGAGCGTGCCGGATTAGACATGACCGAGGTTGAACATGCGACCTTCCAGAACGTCACGACGCATCAGTACTACTCCTCGGCTGTTGAGCTGGAGCTTCCCTTTGGTGTATCCTACATCGCCAACGCCACAAACGACACAGTCCCACCACCAAACGACGGTGAACCGGTAGCTGTACTGCACTTGACTGAATCGTCCAACGTCTCGGTAGCCTGGTCATGGGGTCCTTATGAATTCCAGACCGAAGAGGCCGCGCGACAATTGCTCAAAAAGAGTCTGTCAGAAGTCAACAAGGACCCGCGCAACGCCAATGCAACGTCTCGCCCTGTCACCGACTCCGACGTGAAGGCGTTCCGCAAGTGGGACTACTTTCCCCATTTCGGAAGCAAGGCGCTTTGCGAGGGGGCCTACGCCAAGCTTATTGATCTTCAAGGCCAGAAGAAGACCTACTATGCCAGTGGACTTAGCGGCATGGAAATAGTCGAATGGGCCGTGAGGGGTGGACGCGAAGTTGTTGATACCTACTTTTAG
- a CDS encoding AhpC-TSA-2 domain containing protein — protein sequence MLNSLGTKLALRKAGLGNLSLPKTDGLFGNGGGNAKKGNTNGADGGDTGYFANVQWGVPKAFQSWTTPPPPQNPVRKPPRVGEKAQTHAKLPFPSADGRPVVLLFLRFCGCPFAEKLFVRLRVLANRHTSIHFIAISHCTPDATADWVKRIGGAWNVDVIVDQERDLYAIWGLGISTWGHVLHPRNGFNQVMLRKNEGVWGQQVGEGACRWQLGGSYAIDTRGVVTWGGPMESVDEAIRFEDGVKTLGYGETRI from the exons ATGCTCAATTCACTAGGCACAAAGCTCGCTCTGCGCAAAGCCGGCTTAGGAAACCTATCCCTCCCCAAAACCGATGGTTTGTTCGGCAACGGGGGTGGGAACGCGAAAAAGGGGAACACCAATGGCGCAGATGGGGGCGATACAGGCTACTTTGCGAATGTACAGTGGGGAGTACCAAAGGCCTTTCAGAGTTGGACGACGCCGCCACCTCCTCAGAACCCCGTTCGCAAGCCACCGCGCGTAGGAGAGAAGGCGCAAACACACGCCAAGCTACCGTTCCCGAGTGCAGATGGAAGACCAGTTGTGCTGCTGTTTTTGAGGTTTTGCGGGTGTCCAT TCGCCGAGAAGCTCTTCGTCCGTCTCCGCGTCCTCGCAAACCGCCATACGTCGATTCACTTCATTGCCATATCGCACTGCACGCCTGATGCCACAGCAGACTGGGTCAAGAGAATCGGTGGGGCCTGGAACGTCGATGTCATAGTAGATCAGGAGCGAGATTTATATGCAATATGGGGCCTAGGTATTTCGACTTGGGGCCACGTATTGCATCCCAGGAATGGGTTCAATCAGGTCATGCTCCGGAAGAATGAGGGGGTGTGGGGCCAACAGGTTGGAGAAGGCGCATGTCGGTGGCAGCTTGGTGGATCGTACGCCATTGATACCAGAGGCGTTGTCACATGGGGCGGGCCGATGGAGTCTGTGGATGAGGCTATACGATTCGAGGATGGTGTCAAGACGCTTGGCTATGGCGAAACGAGGATATGA